Proteins encoded within one genomic window of Enterococcus haemoperoxidus ATCC BAA-382:
- a CDS encoding glycosyltransferase: protein MNICLVNTDFKLGGQQKIVLNLGKQLSLKENKVSFYSFRPEEPFFNIDELEMKIDKTQDELTLFSKLKRKVLRKTIFSNGKANPVVEFKRRHGRLLNYLKEQKIDLVILSGGFLTTFSQSIKEYIPEIKVIAWQHSTAEVYLENYYSEIKDKYLEGLICSDSVVCLTEADRRAFARYNHNTVSISNSVTMNSKVNSVSSNRNDIVFVSRFDVKSKGIDFLIELVNLLPRDVIVKFAGSGTKKQEKIIKEMIVKNDLNDRIILLGALNENELAELYKNGKIFLSTSRWEGFGLSIVEAMTFGLPVISFDTTGPREIIGDDEFGIVIESFDILKMSEAVKKLLSDDVFYKDLSHLAKKRSKDFTPEIIKGKWESHIQDLFKGG, encoded by the coding sequence ATGAATATCTGTTTAGTTAATACTGATTTTAAACTTGGTGGACAACAAAAAATTGTTTTGAATCTAGGTAAACAACTTTCTCTTAAAGAAAATAAAGTATCATTTTACTCATTTCGACCAGAAGAGCCATTTTTTAATATCGATGAACTAGAAATGAAAATAGATAAAACCCAAGATGAGTTAACTCTATTTTCTAAATTGAAGAGAAAAGTACTTAGAAAAACTATCTTTTCTAATGGAAAAGCCAATCCGGTAGTAGAATTTAAGAGAAGGCATGGACGATTACTAAATTATCTCAAAGAACAAAAAATTGATTTAGTAATTTTAAGTGGTGGATTTCTAACAACATTTAGTCAGTCTATAAAGGAGTACATTCCAGAAATTAAAGTAATTGCTTGGCAACATAGCACTGCTGAAGTATATTTGGAAAACTATTATAGTGAAATTAAAGATAAATATTTAGAAGGATTAATATGCAGTGACTCTGTTGTTTGTCTAACTGAAGCAGATAGACGGGCTTTTGCTAGGTACAACCATAATACAGTAAGCATTTCTAATAGTGTTACGATGAATTCAAAAGTAAATAGTGTCTCAAGTAATAGAAATGATATTGTTTTTGTGTCAAGATTTGATGTTAAATCTAAAGGAATTGATTTTTTAATTGAGTTAGTTAACTTATTACCAAGAGATGTAATAGTGAAATTTGCTGGTTCAGGAACCAAAAAACAAGAAAAAATAATAAAAGAGATGATAGTTAAGAATGACTTGAATGATAGGATAATTTTATTAGGAGCATTGAATGAAAATGAATTAGCAGAGCTATATAAAAACGGAAAAATCTTTCTGTCTACTTCTAGATGGGAAGGATTTGGTCTGTCTATAGTAGAAGCAATGACCTTTGGATTACCAGTGATTTCATTCGATACAACCGGTCCTAGAGAAATTATAGGTGACGATGAGTTTGGTATCGTAATAGAGTCTTTTGATATTCTTAAAATGTCTGAGGCAGTCAAAAAGCTTTTAAGCGATGATGTTTTTTATAAAGACCTTAGTCATCTAGCTAAAAAACGGTCAAAAGATTTTACACCAGAAATAATCAAAGGAAAATGGGAGTCACATATTCAAGATTTATTTAAGGGAGGTTGA